The Triticum aestivum cultivar Chinese Spring chromosome 7B, IWGSC CS RefSeq v2.1, whole genome shotgun sequence genome window below encodes:
- the LOC123160945 gene encoding protein CHAPERONE-LIKE PROTEIN OF POR1, chloroplastic, whose amino-acid sequence MCLKKKDPTSTSPPCSIHPSAMQAAVALSQSQASLLVRRLPRPYCYAGGPEPDDGVLLLRRRGVSLPLPRLRLRRACCSASLPVGTGAGAGSEHVPVFPRQKTWDPYKLLGVDHDASEEEINSARNFLLQQYAGYEENEEAIEGAYDKIMMKSYSHRKKSKINLKRKLIKQVEESPSWVKSLLGHFEVPSMDVVSKRFALFGFIAGWSIATSAETGPTFQLALALVSCIYFLNDKMKNLARASATGLGLFAGGWIVGSLVVPVILPAFIFPRTWCLELLTSLVAYVFLFLGCTLVK is encoded by the exons ATGTGTCTCAAAAAAAAAGACCCTACGTCGACGTCTCCGCCTTGCTCTATCCATCCGTCGGCGATGCAGGCCGCCGTCGCCTTGAGCCAGAGCCAGGCGTCCCTTCTCGTCCGGCGGCTCCCAAGGCCTTACTGCTACGC CGGCGGGCCGGAGCCGGATGATGGCGTGCTGCTGCTACGACGACGAGGCGTGTCGCTCCCgctcccgcggctgcggctgcggcgcgCCTGTTGCTCCGCGAGCCTACCCGTCggtaccggcgccggcgccggcagtG AGCATGTCCCTGTATTCCCAAGACAAAAAACATGGGATCCTTACAAGCTTCTTGGTGTTGACCATGATGCATCTGAAGAAGAGATCAATAGTGCAAGAAACTTCCTCCTTCAACAATACGCTGGGTATGAAGAAAACGAAGAGGCAATTGAAGGTGCCTATGATAAGATAATGATGAAGAGCTACTCACACCGTAAGAAGTCCAAAATCAACCTGAAAAGGAAATTAATTAAGCAAGTTGAAGAATCCCCATCATGGGTTAAGTCACTGCTTGGACACTTTGAGGTGCCATCGATGGATGTTGTGTCAAAAAGATTTGCTCTTTTCGGATTTATTGCTGGGTGGAGCATCGCAACTTCTGCTGAGACTGGACCTACCTTCCAG CTTGCACTGGCACTCGTGTCATGCATATACTTTCTCAACGACAAGATGAAAAACCTTGCCAGGGCGTCTGCTACAGG GCTTGGACTCTTTGCGGGTGGCTGGATAGTAGGTTCGCTGGTAGTCCCAGTGATCCTTCCGGCATTTATTTTCCCGCGTACTTGGTGTCTGGAGCTCCTTACTTCGCTGGTCGCTTATGTATTTCTATTCTTGGGTTGCACTCTCGTCAAGTGA